aaatggatggatagttttGTGGTTTATTGTCGACATGTAAAGTGTGTTTTGGgtctgtggaggaaaaaaaaataaattcggGGAATTTTAtagggtccggcaaaatgatcgGACACATTTGTagttttaataaaatgcaaattaattgaagaaacaaaaaagttattttattttcgaaaagtacattttgttttgtttaatttcattttcaaataatgttattttgtttggtttcagttgctaacatgaattGGACCGGTGAGCATCGCGTTTTCATTGTGGAAATGTTTATCAAGAACAAAATCTGTACTTttcgaaaatgaaaaaaaatctttaatttatttgcattttattaaaccttcaaatgtgtcagatcattttgccggaccctgtacaacacgttttttttttttgtgtgtgtgtataaatggGTAACTTTTTTTCCTAGTAAAGTAGCACGAAGCCAATTGTAGGTCAATGGCAACCCTTGGCCAGAGTCTGCCCCCTTATCACGGAACACGAATGAGTGGAGATCCGCGGGTAGTGTGCCCTCCTTGTGCCTGCTCCCATCAACCAAGTCGCTGGTGATGGGTGGGTTCATTGGCAGTTATTCTCCCTATGCAACATTTTGGAAGGCTTTCTCCAAGATTTTAGAGTATCTATTTGTCCATTCATTCAGAAGAGGTCTTTTCCTCAACTCACTGTTGAGGTCTGCATGTCCGAACTGACCTTTCTTTGGACACATTCATCCAAGCGTTGGGTTTTCcaaatctaccgtattttccggactataaaaacacctaaaaacttaaaatcttctcaaaagccgacagtgcgccttatagtccagtgcgccttatatatggactaaattcctaaattcaaactggcccgaagcattgtgtcatgaaatcaagtggcctgctgaagactatgaatcatgaatcaaaaagactatggatcagtattttgtgattataaagtaatttgttgcatctgacgttgaaataaaaaagatcaaatggagaatgatttggactaaaaatctgacatgatgcattaacggtgcaccttatagtccagtgcgccttatataaggattaagttttaaagtgggccattcattgaaggtgcgccttatagtccggaaaatacggtaagttaagTTCTACGGGCTTCACATGTAGCGGTTTGTAAACATCTGAACTAAAGCTAGGCTAACTGTTAGCTTATCCGGTAAcgttaaatgttatttttggaataaaacaccaggTTTCATATCAAATTTGAGGTGTTACGACAACTCCATTCGAACCAGAACTGGACCAGTCGTATGAATCACGGGAGAAAAATGCTCAAATTCGCCTGATTATCTTGAGGACCCCACCTAAGAGGTGCAAGCAAATCGGTCAAGCTTTCTTTGTCAAGGTTTATTTAAGCACCACTGCATATATGCTTGAATCTGTGCATGAAAAGGCCAACAGGAAGCCCAAGAGTTTGTGAAGCAAGAGAGATTGGAGGCTACGCTCACGTCAACTGACTACGGCCTTTGTTTCCAAAGGCTACGGGGCAGCTGCTGTCAAAGGTCAGCAAAATGTTAACAGACCTTTACGTGTACAAGCTAGAGACCGTGTGCGGGGGGGACACACAAATGAGTTTGCCTTTAGTCCAAACACTGCAGCTGATGATACTCCCAAATGTCCTTGTGTCTGTGGGGCAGGATCAGGTTACACTTTGGCCTCCGGTGCACCATCAGAGTGCACCCAAGTGGACGTTTGAAGCTGCATCTGCCGGTTGAAAGGCAACCTGAGGAAATGTACACTGCTGCCACCCCGCCGCATTCTCTTTTGTACGGGGAATTTTACGCCCAAGGACAAGGGTGGCTTGCTCGAATAGTCACGCACAGCCCGTCACGCGACCCAGTTGAAGCGGTTACAGACAGACACAAAATGAgtcttaccgtaattttcggactataagtcgcaccggagtataagtcgcaccagccataaaatgccccaaaaagtgaaaaaaatttttttatacactaccgttcaaaagtttggggtcacaaaattgtttgggtgaccccaaacttttgaacggtagtgtaaatattattataatatatatattacgaattaaatattataaattatattttatatttgtataagattatatataatctatgaatataagtatacatatatattataagattttttacacagaagattatatataatccataaataattttctaaataaatatatacactaccgttcaaaagtttggggtcacccaaacaattttgtgaccccaaacttttgaacggtagtgtatgtatataaatcgctcctgagtataagtcgccccccccccccacccaaactatgaaaaaaactgcgacttatagtccgaaaattacggtccaTTGCTTACGAATTTGACTGTTCTTTCTATTCAATCAACTATGTGCCCACAAGCTCTCCCCAAAAACAGTGACGGTTGCAAAAGCTTCCCTAGAAATGTGAAAAACATGTTACTTGGAGATGTCGAGCTGTTCTTTTCCAACTATGTGGAGAGGAAAAATGATGACAAAGCATTCATGTGCTTTTAAACAGAAGCCGTGAAATGACTAACTCCCTTCCAACATATTCTACCTCTGTGCCTGGAAATCTAATCCGtgtctgccttttttttatggctgaGCTGTACAGCAAGAGCCCAAACATTGCGCCCTGGGGCACTTAAGTCTGCTGACAAAATGTTTTGCACAATCCTGTTCCATATCACACGTGTGTATAGTTTAGACTGACTCATTGCTGATGCGACTGGGGCAATGAATCCAAACATTAGAAAACTAATTTCATCAACACGATTAAGCGGCACAAATATTTCAGCATATAATCCAAAGCCAAATGCCCAGAGGAACAAAAACTCGACCGTTTTTCCAGATTCCTCAGCATCTACTCGTGTAGAAATCGAAATCCTGCAAAAGAATTAGATCAAATCTGAAAGGCATCTCACTGCAAGGAGCGAGCAGAACACGACCAACTGCGCTGGAAGCAAACGTTGCCACCACACTGGGAAGAATGCAAATCATGAATGCTTGAGGACTTAAACGGTCCTGTCTGGGAATAAAGGTCTGGGCCAAAAGGCCTCTCCTGTCATATTAACTCCCATGCACCATatttttgagagagagagagagagagagagagagagagagagagagagagagagagagagagagagagagagagagagagagagagagagagagagagagagagagagagagagagagagagcaagagagcaagagcaagagagcgagagcaagagagcgagagagagcaagagaaagagcgagagagagaaagagcgagagagacaaagagcgaaagagagaaagagagagagagaaagagagagagagagagagagagagagagagagaaagagcgagagagagagaaagagcgagagagagagaaagagcaagagagagagaaagagcaagagagagagagaaagagagagaaagagaaagagaaagagaaagagagaaagagagaaagagagagaaagagaaagagaaagaaagagaaagaaagagagaagagagagaagagagagaaagagaaagagagagacagacagacagagagagtacCTTCTCTTGGATAACTTTTGCAGTACGAATGACACACATTTGCAGTGTTGGGAGCCGGCCAGACGCTGGCATGACCTTTGAACCCCACACGGTGTGCGTTTGGTGGCGGTCGGGGTCATTTCAGACCTTCGTAGCAAATGTGTTTAAGGCTTTCCCAACTCACCTTGGCTGAAACGACACTAAACACAACACTTGGTTGCTTTGCTACCTTTGAATGGATGCTAACTCATGTGAACCTAGCAATCCCAGGCAGTGACGTCAACAAACAATGGAGATTACAGCGGCGTTCGTATTTGATAGTGATGAACTACAAAAACACATTCAATTGCGTTCAACAGAGCCCTCGGTCATAAAATTGGCATTTTCATGAGGCCGTACGCGAGACCACACCATCGGCCATGAGCAGAAGCTGCTGGCCTCCCTCCCCTCGCTCGCCAGGGTGGAGACAGCTCCGCTTCCACAAGTCTATTAAAcgcttgaataaataaaatagtttaTAACCCGACTCCCTAAAAACTCTAATTGCCATTTTCCTGTCGGCCCACGTACACCCCTTGTCCCCAAGAAAGGAGTCATTCAATGGCCGCattagaaagggggggggggggggggggggttgggggggctcCCACATCCCGTCCATACATCCTTTTCTTAGGGCCGGAGGATTTACGGATGCTCTTTTAGAAATTCGAATAGAGTTTGAGGAAAATGCGGCAGACTGGTGCTTTTCTTTCCACTGTCAACGGCGTGCGGCTCAGCCATCAAATACATGGATGAATTAAACAACGGTCGTACCCATCAAGGGCGTTCCCGAACGAAAGTTAAAAAGGAGAATAGAAGGCATACACGACCAGgcagctaataataataataagaagaaaaataatgctTACAATGAAATGGGACTCACAAAGAGGGTCCTGTCTTCTGGTTGTCTCCTTTCCAGCGGGGGGAATATAACAGTCGTGTGGGAAAGATGCGTCACGCTTCTTGGGTCTCGAATGGTGAGCCGTTTTGGAAAATGTATCAAAACTACTTTAAAGTATCCGTCATCGTCATGTTCTCACGCTCAGTCTCATCTACATGGATCCCGCCGGACCATTAGCCATTCTTCTCCCCGACCGCGGAGGGGACACGCTGCGCGCTGCGCGTCTGTCGTTTCCTGTCCAACCCAGACCAAACGTTGCCTTCACGTGCTACGCATAATCGGACATATAAGTGTCGTATCCGATTGATGCTAATGTATCGTCGCGTCGGAATACATAATGACTAGTTTCGCAGTAGCTTCTGTTCGAAAGTTAATCAAATGCACGCATCGTGTTAAGTgcacacaaaaaatacaaaccttaaaaacaaaatcgCGACGTGTACGCATTCAACTAGCGAcgttgaaccccccccccccccacaatgaAACACTGTTGTCACTTCAAGACAATAAATAAGACAATAAATTTGACGATTACCTTCGTCCATTTCAGCAAGGAATgacacatttttgaaaattcAATGATATTCTTCATTCTACCATCTCTAGACCGTGATGGGCAGAAGAGGCCTCATGAAGCAAAACGGTATTGATTCTGTATTGGCACTGTGTTACTCTATTGTTCAGTAGGTCACCTGAATCCAGGCAACGTGTTGCattcctttattttttaatcGAAGGTGAAAATATCTTTGAAATCTATAGTCAATCAACGTGAACGTGTCAAATCAGAGTCAGTGTTGTGAAGGTGAAttaatttgcatttgtttttctttttattgactGCCCGACACTGTtcttcaaattgttttttaaacatttaactaATAATTCAACAATTTAACCATAATTCATAATACATTTCATAAACTTCCCCTGGAACCCATGAAGTCAGAATTAGGTCGCAAAATTGGATTTGCATTTTCTCGCAATATGATTTGGCTCATCAATAGTGACGCTTATTGTTAACCGCGTGGATCGTGTCAATATTGCAAAGTTAATACTATCCACTCTCCCGCTAAATTAAATGCAACTAGGCAATGAATTTTCATTAATTTTCAACAAAATTGCCCTTTTTCCAAGTGTGCTGCAATGAATGTCAACAGGTCTCTCAAAACACAAGGCTGTGTTGCCACCTAGTGGCTCACCGAAGTACAACAAGTTCCCAAAGTTTATGTAGCCATCTTTTTTGTATATTAGTTCTTTTGGAAAGACGCAAAGAGTTAGTTTTACCTTTCCGAATTTATATTGGTGAATATAAAATGGTACAAGTAATTAATTTGAGGCTTCTCAATCGAGAGAAGACACCAAATCAAAAAGCCTCTGCGTGTTTCGGCTACCGGCACTAAAGTGAAATGTGAACTTTCACTTATTCATCTATCTCATGCAATGTGTAAAGTTGCAAAAGTCAGAATCGTGATAACCCTTCCCTTAGCAAGTGactttcccaaaaaaaaaaaagaagctgggGCAGGAGTCAGTgtgttacatcacctttcctccATAAGCATTTGGGAACAGCTTGGTCATTTCATTCTTGATTGACGTACAATTTGTATCTTCTCCAGTCTTCACTGGGATTGGGCTTTGTACAAATGCGCTCATCTGGTTTGAGGTTTCAAACTTTCAACCTTTGTGATGACGGGACGGATCATGAGGTGCTGATTGTCCTTTCCGGAAAGATTTCTTGTGTTAGGAGTTGCGTTGCCTTCTCTTCAGACTTCAGCACTTGTTCTGTTATCTGGCGAGTGAAGACCATTAAGTAGAATCACATATTTGAGTGAAGGATCTTATTGTGACGACTGATtcagaaacagaaaaaaactcTTACCGTCATTGGAATATAGCCTAAAAGCTTAAGATGGCGAAGCTTGACAGCCAGCGGACCTCGGGGTTGAGACGTACCGAAGCAGAAAGCGGAAGAAGCCGGACAAAGAACTGCCATTCTACAACAGTGACAAGAAGCTTCTGTAGcttaagggtttttttttttttttcaaggggcGTCACCATAACATTACTAGATTGAGATCCACCTGACGTTCCTAAAAATTACGGACGGTGTGGGGATCTCCTTTGCCTTACCTTTGGGGTTGTGTTTCTTCACTTAAGGTTTGCTTCGCCACGGGTTTGCTAATCACGGCATCTAAcaatcaatgcaaaaaaaaaataataataatgttttttgAAACTGAAGAATATCTGAAGCAGGCACTTTCTTTCAGTgtttataccgtaatttccggactataagtcgcgggttttttcatagtttgggtggggggggcgacttatactcaggagcgacatatacatatatgttttttttttcacttttttgggcattttatggctggtgcgatttatactccggtgcgacttatagtccgaaaattacggtacgatTTATCATACgagaaaatatcgatcgtaATCGTGCATGTTTTATTACCTACGAAGTAGATGTTCTCCACCGTCACCATTTCTTGTAGCACTACATCAGCTTGGTCAGACAAGAAATCTCGCAGGAGCCGCGAGAGACTCGGATTAACCGACGGAGCGCTGGATGTTCCTTCTCCCATCATAATTGCAGGAACGCTTAGTGGCTTTGGGAGGACAGGCTGGTCAAGATGGAGGCACAGGTGGAGCGTCTGAAACATCTGCTCCTGTTTCTTCACGTACGTCACTGCCGTAAAGACAATTCCGATGAATAaggtatttttctcatttgacAAGTGCGGTCCAGACCTTCTCTCCTCAGCACCTCCAACTTGGCACCCTGTAGGAGTTTCTCCAGAGGTGCGAATGGGAAGTGGCCAAGAAGGCAGAGACAATAACAAGCCTTCAACAGTTGGGAACTTGACATCCTGTGCAGGTAGAAGTCCAGAGTCTTGCTGAGGCTCTGCAGAAACCTAGAGCAACACCAGAACATCACCTTGTTGCACCAATTGGCTGAGAAATCCACGAACCAAAGAACATACTGCTCTCTGTCGAGCTGCAAGCTATAGTTGAGGGACGAGTAGACCTTGAGGACACACAGAAGGTCTTTAAGCGTCAGAGTGTCTGGGTTGGCGATGACTCTTTGGGCAAATGCCGCCATCAACGAGGCGGGACAAAAGGCAAGGTTCTCAAACGCCGACAGGAAGAGGACAACCTGGAGTGAAGTGAGAACGTTAGACTGATAATAATGTCATGAATCATCCAGAAGGGCTTTACCTCCTTTTGGCTCCATATGTCGATTGTGGAGGCGATGTAGTCGGAGATGCCAGTGAGCAGGGTCAAATCTCTGTAGTGAAGCTCCCGGCACGAAAGCAGCACTTTTAACAGTCGGTTAAACGGGACTCCGGGAAGATTTTCTGCGCAGATCCAGAGCAACGATAGCGAGTTGATCCAAAGCCAGAGGTTTTATTGATTATTGTCATCGTACCTGTAATTGTCTGACTGCAGATATCCAGCAGTGGTTTGGAATAGAAGCCCATTTTGGCCATGGTGGAGATCATGTAATGTGTATTGGGAAGGGTGAACTGCTCGGCCATTGAGAAAGCCTTTCGCTGAAAGTTGAAATGATTCGGGTCAATGTTTGGTGCTAAGAATGAAGCATAAAACAGGAATtccttttaccgtttttttccatgtataatgcgcaaaatgtaactattgtcctaaaatctggggtgcgcattatacatgggtacaatttttttttaatccggatatgatacggaggcggCCATTagagatgcgctttcttctcacaacacaacacaatgctctcgtatcagacgcttgctcgatcacctgct
This region of Syngnathus typhle isolate RoL2023-S1 ecotype Sweden linkage group LG2, RoL_Styp_1.0, whole genome shotgun sequence genomic DNA includes:
- the fastkd2 gene encoding FAST kinase domain-containing protein 2, mitochondrial, which encodes MSLWLTQVVVRCSLRSCIYSVKYCSSTVAGKNSCSSEQLSHIYGTKQIHSWRAASFKSPVRFYSLDASLEPENTKVVSPSVEGSLVLDEIQHPSGERQERSIFFQLLQHCGSPSDVLDLSQKYAASPRQISNCFTYMWSSIKKMSDEQRRCEIQLMFEHSGFDQLLESAMTNVRSMQNEDLAYSLLAMVSLGVPQRSRVVQLYLRACQERLNGFDEKSLSILASSLENMESTPNVVALKQGLRLVVEALLPRIKNIVALQTVMRLLGKEMPLDLKRKLERKAFSMAEQFTLPNTHYMISTMAKMGFYSKPLLDICSQTITENLPGVPFNRLLKVLLSCRELHYRDLTLLTGISDYIASTIDIWSQKEVVLFLSAFENLAFCPASLMAAFAQRVIANPDTLTLKDLLCVLKVYSSLNYSLQLDREQFLQSLSKTLDFYLHRMSSSQLLKACYCLCLLGHFPFAPLEKLLQGAKLEVLRREVTYVKKQEQMFQTLHLCLHLDQPVLPKPLSVPAIMMGEGTSSAPSVNPSLSRLLRDFLSDQADVVLQEMVTVENIYFVDAVISKPVAKQTLSEETQPQRMAVLCPASSAFCFGTSQPRGPLAVKLRHLKLLGYIPMTITEQVLKSEEKATQLLTQEIFPERTISTS